Within the Sarcophilus harrisii chromosome 2, mSarHar1.11, whole genome shotgun sequence genome, the region TCCAGAAGGCATGGATCCCCATGGCCCTAAAGGACCAGCTGTAGCTGGATCTGTGGGTGTACCATATGGTCTCGGAAGCTCTGGAAAAGGCATGTTTGGTGTAGGATATGGCCCTGTAGGACCAGGACCTGACAAAGATGGAGTTGGATAAGGACCACCAGGAGGAGGACAAGATGGTCCAGAAGGAGGAAAAGGTCCTGGAGGTCCAGGGGGTGGTCCAGCAGGCACTGAAGGATATATTCCTGTGGGTGTAGGTCCAAAAGGCACACTGGAGGGTGATGCATTTGATGGAAGTCCAGATGGCACAGAAGGTGGAGCACTTGGATTATTCCAAGGACTGGAACCTGGCCAGCCCTGTGGTGGTTGACCAGGTTTTGTACCGCTCACAGTGGAATTTTTGGCAGGTGAATGTTCTGGTAGAGCATCTGCCAACTAGAAAACAAAGCAGAGCTATTTTTGCTATCTTTCTCAATAGATAAATGAATTGATGAAAAAGTCCCACCATAAAAATCTGCAAATGCTATCTTCTAAAAGTAAAATGTATCTACACCAGTAGCAGAATCATTTTAAAACACTACCACTGGCACATTAAAATCTTAATACATTAACAGGTACTTTTTCAAGTAaaaatttcccaaagagatcttataactctttttaacttatttattttaagataaaaaattaaaaatatttttgaaaatgcttAAATGGCTCCAAAGCCATGATTATGtgcattttaaaagttcaattaattattcatttacaatattataaaagataaatagatcAACTTACTGAAAATTCATCAGACATTttcctgaaaaacaaaagaaaaaatatttcagggaCATTTCTTAAGGGAATCAGTAGGACATATATCAGAGGTCAGTTTTGTTTTATAAACAGGATCTGCTTAATGTAACAGAACTATGTTATTAAAGTATATGAAAATGAAagctattaaattataaatgttaCCACTTAATTCTCTATTATTTCAAAAAAGACAGTTTCATCagcaaaattttacaaatgagactaTCTTTAATGTTGAGATTGGTCTGACTTAGAAGCTTCCTTCAAATTCAAGATGATCTTGTGATATCTGATGTTTACCTAAGCTTACTTATCTAGTCACCCAAATTTCAAGccatttttttacattaaaataattgaataaaaacagttcataacaaataaaaacaagaaaccaAATAAAAGAACTGTTCAGGTTCCATTTAAATActacagaaaatattttattaagagtACTATactagtggccagaaactggaaactgagtgaatgcccatcaattggagaatggctgaataaattgtggtatatgaatattatggaatattactgttcggcaagaaatgaccaataagatgatttcagaaaggcctggagagatctacatgaactgatgctgagtgaaatgagcaggatcagaagagatcattatatacttcaacaacaatactatatgatgaccaattctgatggacctggccatcttcagcaatgagatgaaccaaatcaattccaatggagcagtaattaattgaaccagctacacccagcttcaagaactctgggagatgactaagaaccattacacagaattcccaatccctatatttttgtccacctacattttttatttccttcacaggctaattgtacactatttcagaatccgattctttttgaatagcaaaataactgtttggacatgtacactgattttgtatttaatttatactttaacatatttagcatgtattggtaaacctgccatctaggggagggagtgggggtaaggaggggaaaaaaattggaacaaaaggcttggcaattgtcaatgctgtaatattactcatgtatataacttgtaaataaaaagctattaaaaaaaagagtactaTACTAAACAATgatcaagaaaaatcaagaaatcaaagAATTACATTATTTGTATACCCACTCAAGCACAAGTTTGCAGGCAGAGATCAGCATGAAGGGAAAgagcaaaaggaataaaaagggaataaacatgCCTCCTCTGTGCCAGATAGGTACTGTACAAATATCTCATATACTATATACAAGAATCCATGAGATAGAAGCTGcaagaaagagatcaaaagagaaaaactgggATAAGAACAGTGCTTGGAAGTCTTCTAGTATAGACTATTAATATTATGAGGACAGACACCTGGACAGTCTGCAGCACTGAATAACCAAAGCCAGAAAAATAGACTGCTCTAATGAAAAAGCCCCAAGCCAATCAGATACTATGATATCGGGATAGCAGTCTCGGGAATTAGGAGAGTGGAGGCAGGTAGGAGGTGGAGAGCAGCTACCAATGTCTTAGAGACTCACCAAGTTTCAAGGAAATTAACCTGAGCCTTGGAGAACCAGATGAAACAGAAAGGCAAGAAAACTGCCAGTAATCTTTGAGCCCAGAATCTAGTAGAAATCTTAGAAAGTCAGTGGCAGTAAATCAGGTAATAGATATCAGGAACAAAATGAGTCCCAAAATTCTATCCAAAGGTTCCAGAGGATATGATTATCACTGACAAAAAACCCCAATTCAGGAAGGATGGAATAAATAATTAGAAGACATAAAGAAATTTCTTAATTATAGGACACAAATCCAGAAAAATAAGCATGACTACAAGCAAGGtctcagaaaaaagaatgaagaaaatgagatttaagggaaaaaaattattataaactaAATGAGAGTTTTAGACTTAAAATTGGCAAGGAGAATAAACAAGTTAATATAGTAGAGGCTAAATTTTAGGTAACAGAtgccctaaaaattagaatgtacCAAACAGAAACAAATGTTGTCCACAGACaacaaaaaacagaacaaaatacttgaaaaaaagtttttgaatattTTGTCTCCTATAACAACTTAGAAACAGGtcaaagagacaatttaaaaatcatgggAAGGGAGGGGTCCAGCAACCCAAGGCAGTGCTGCCAGATATTGGAGGTGACTGAGGCTTCTGTAGGGGTTGCAGGTACCAGCTACCTACCCActtcaaataagatttttttgtcACTACTGCAAGGTAGGATCAACCCTAAACTTGTTGCAAGGGTGAATCAGACTTTTACTTAAGAAACAGCTGTCCCATTGGACAATGGGATAGATGAAAGCACTTCAAAAGATTGCAGAGCTCTAAGATCATTTAGACCACACAGTATTTTCCTCAGACTTTAGACCATTTCTAAAGTAGCAATTCACTTGATCAAGACAGTAGTGAAAGACAATAAGATCATTAAATCCATAGAGATATTTTGGTACCAGGCCAACTGCCAAGGGATTAATGATTAAGGGATATAGATA harbors:
- the MAPK1IP1L gene encoding MAPK-interacting and spindle-stabilizing protein-like is translated as MSDEFSLADALPEHSPAKNSTVSGTKPGQPPQGWPGSSPWNNPSAPPSVPSGLPSNASPSSVPFGPTPTGIYPSVPAGPPPGPPGPFPPSGPSCPPPGGPYPTPSLSGPGPTGPYPTPNMPFPELPRPYGTPTDPATAGPLGPWGSMPSGPWTPGMGGQYPTPNMPYPSAGPYPTPPQAPTTAPPIPWGAVPPGAWGPPVPAPFPAPMGSYPAPGLYLTPNNPFQVPSGPTGAPPMPGGHHSYH